The following proteins come from a genomic window of Larimichthys crocea isolate SSNF chromosome III, L_crocea_2.0, whole genome shotgun sequence:
- the homer1b gene encoding homer protein homolog 1b isoform X2 translates to MSTTTMGEQPIYSTRAHVFQIDPNTKKNWLPTSKHAVTVSYFYDSTRNVYRIISLDGTKAIINSTISPNMTFTKTSQKFGQWADSRANTVYGLGFSTEHHLAKFAEKFAEYKEAARLAKEKSQEKMEMATSPSQESPGGELSSPLTPVTPPMENINGTDEICDTTPNSDALPGPAQNALAFAHSPAMTKHWEAELEALKGNNAKLTAALLESTANVKQWKQQLAAYQEEAERLHKRVTELECQSNQTPVIKSQKTELNQTIEELEATLRDKEEEMEKLKEELENMNDLMEQKDTLTQKLEETELRSRVLEEQLAGAEQRLEENQEEQENFRKSLRTLLELLDGKIFELTELRDTLARLIEEAS, encoded by the exons ATGTCAACCACAACAATGGG GGAGCAGCCCATCTACAGCACACGGGCCCATGTCTTCCAGATTGATCCCAACACCAAGAAGAACTGGTTGCCCACCAGCAAGCATGCCGTCACTGTCTCCTACTTCTATGACAGTACGCGCAATGTCTACCGCATTATCAGCCTGGATGGCACCAAG GCAATAATCAACAGCACCATCAGTCCCAACATGACGTTCACAAAGACCTCACAGAAGTTTGGCCAATGGGCGGACAGTCGAGCTAACACTGTGTACGGCCTGGGATTCTCCACTGAGCATCATCTAGCCAAG TTTGCAGAGAAGTTTGCAGAGTATAAAGAAGCAGCACGGCTTGCTAAAGAGAAGAGTCaagaaaagatggagatggCCACATCTCCCTCTCAG GAGTCTCCAGGAGGTGAGCTTTCGTCACCTTTAACCCCAGTGACTCCACCCATGGAAAACATCAATGGAACTGATGAAATCTGTGACACGACTCCCAATTCAGACGCCCTACCAGGGCCGGCACAGAACGCACTGGCCTTCGCACACAG CCCTGCCATGACAAAACACTGGGAGGCTGAACTAGAGGCACTAAAGGGGAACAATGCCAAActaacagcagctctgctggaGTCCACAGCCAACGTCAAACAGTGGAAACAACAACTGGCTGCTTACCAGGAGGAGGCTGAGAGACTACACAAACGG GTGACGGAGCTCGAGTGCCAGAGCAACCAAACCCCAGTGATCAAATCCCAGAAGACTGAACTCAACCAAACCATAGAGGAACTGGAGGCCACACTACGGGATAAAGAAGAG GAAATGGAAAAGTTGAAAGAGGAATTGGAAAACATGAACGACCTGATGGAACAGAAAGACACCCTGACTCAAAAACTTGAG GAGACGGAGCTGCGCAGTCGTGtgctggaggagcagctggcAGGAGCAGAGCAGCGACTGGAGGAGAaccaggaggagcaggagaactTCAGGAAGAGCCTGCGAACACTGCTTGAGCTGCTGGACGGCAAGATCTTTGAGCTGACGGAGCTCAGAGACACCTTGGCTCGGCTCATAGAGGAGGCCAGCTAG
- the homer1b gene encoding homer protein homolog 1b isoform X1, protein MEDGELEIRLSGRSDSPVGNRSFSAGTGFGETLVLRHKEVHNFFFIPFREQPIYSTRAHVFQIDPNTKKNWLPTSKHAVTVSYFYDSTRNVYRIISLDGTKAIINSTISPNMTFTKTSQKFGQWADSRANTVYGLGFSTEHHLAKFAEKFAEYKEAARLAKEKSQEKMEMATSPSQESPGGELSSPLTPVTPPMENINGTDEICDTTPNSDALPGPAQNALAFAHSPAMTKHWEAELEALKGNNAKLTAALLESTANVKQWKQQLAAYQEEAERLHKRVTELECQSNQTPVIKSQKTELNQTIEELEATLRDKEEEMEKLKEELENMNDLMEQKDTLTQKLEETELRSRVLEEQLAGAEQRLEENQEEQENFRKSLRTLLELLDGKIFELTELRDTLARLIEEAS, encoded by the exons ATGGAGGATGGCGAGCTGGAAATTCGGTTGTCAGGGCGATCTGACTCCCCCGTGGGCAACAGGAGTTTCAGTGCTGGCACTGGATTTGGTGAGACATTGGTACTGCGGCACAAAGAAGTTCacaacttcttcttcatccCCTTTAGGGAGCAGCCCATCTACAGCACACGGGCCCATGTCTTCCAGATTGATCCCAACACCAAGAAGAACTGGTTGCCCACCAGCAAGCATGCCGTCACTGTCTCCTACTTCTATGACAGTACGCGCAATGTCTACCGCATTATCAGCCTGGATGGCACCAAG GCAATAATCAACAGCACCATCAGTCCCAACATGACGTTCACAAAGACCTCACAGAAGTTTGGCCAATGGGCGGACAGTCGAGCTAACACTGTGTACGGCCTGGGATTCTCCACTGAGCATCATCTAGCCAAG TTTGCAGAGAAGTTTGCAGAGTATAAAGAAGCAGCACGGCTTGCTAAAGAGAAGAGTCaagaaaagatggagatggCCACATCTCCCTCTCAG GAGTCTCCAGGAGGTGAGCTTTCGTCACCTTTAACCCCAGTGACTCCACCCATGGAAAACATCAATGGAACTGATGAAATCTGTGACACGACTCCCAATTCAGACGCCCTACCAGGGCCGGCACAGAACGCACTGGCCTTCGCACACAG CCCTGCCATGACAAAACACTGGGAGGCTGAACTAGAGGCACTAAAGGGGAACAATGCCAAActaacagcagctctgctggaGTCCACAGCCAACGTCAAACAGTGGAAACAACAACTGGCTGCTTACCAGGAGGAGGCTGAGAGACTACACAAACGG GTGACGGAGCTCGAGTGCCAGAGCAACCAAACCCCAGTGATCAAATCCCAGAAGACTGAACTCAACCAAACCATAGAGGAACTGGAGGCCACACTACGGGATAAAGAAGAG GAAATGGAAAAGTTGAAAGAGGAATTGGAAAACATGAACGACCTGATGGAACAGAAAGACACCCTGACTCAAAAACTTGAG GAGACGGAGCTGCGCAGTCGTGtgctggaggagcagctggcAGGAGCAGAGCAGCGACTGGAGGAGAaccaggaggagcaggagaactTCAGGAAGAGCCTGCGAACACTGCTTGAGCTGCTGGACGGCAAGATCTTTGAGCTGACGGAGCTCAGAGACACCTTGGCTCGGCTCATAGAGGAGGCCAGCTAG
- the homer1b gene encoding homer protein homolog 1b isoform X3, with product MEDGELEIRLSGRSDSPVGNRSFSAGTGFGETLVLRHKEVHNFFFIPFREQPIYSTRAHVFQIDPNTKKNWLPTSKHAVTVSYFYDSTRNVYRIISLDGTKAIINSTISPNMTFTKTSQKFGQWADSRANTVYGLGFSTEHHLAKFAEKFAEYKEAARLAKEKSQEKMEMATSPSQESPGGELSSPLTPVTPPMENINGTDEICDTTPNSDALPGPAQNALAFAHREQFKTCRVCSF from the exons ATGGAGGATGGCGAGCTGGAAATTCGGTTGTCAGGGCGATCTGACTCCCCCGTGGGCAACAGGAGTTTCAGTGCTGGCACTGGATTTGGTGAGACATTGGTACTGCGGCACAAAGAAGTTCacaacttcttcttcatccCCTTTAGGGAGCAGCCCATCTACAGCACACGGGCCCATGTCTTCCAGATTGATCCCAACACCAAGAAGAACTGGTTGCCCACCAGCAAGCATGCCGTCACTGTCTCCTACTTCTATGACAGTACGCGCAATGTCTACCGCATTATCAGCCTGGATGGCACCAAG GCAATAATCAACAGCACCATCAGTCCCAACATGACGTTCACAAAGACCTCACAGAAGTTTGGCCAATGGGCGGACAGTCGAGCTAACACTGTGTACGGCCTGGGATTCTCCACTGAGCATCATCTAGCCAAG TTTGCAGAGAAGTTTGCAGAGTATAAAGAAGCAGCACGGCTTGCTAAAGAGAAGAGTCaagaaaagatggagatggCCACATCTCCCTCTCAG GAGTCTCCAGGAGGTGAGCTTTCGTCACCTTTAACCCCAGTGACTCCACCCATGGAAAACATCAATGGAACTGATGAAATCTGTGACACGACTCCCAATTCAGACGCCCTACCAGGGCCGGCACAGAACGCACTGGCCTTCGCACACAG GGAGCAGTTTAAGACTTGTCGGGTCTGCTCTTTCTGA
- the tent2 gene encoding poly(A) RNA polymerase GLD2, with amino-acid sequence MFPPRGAASRGRSPYTDGLYPPPPATRYYEYNHQSLSPVNSFFVPGLQRLPTYEWKPTPSTSPVLPHRTPTMTNGRKRQIDEYSPHVVKRQRLDSSSDLLIAPSLIRGPPPRHPEVLAGSSRSGFDRRFPSPHSRPRPQVPAVPESPNSLQTYAKDKLSDQMVELFEACQQQTSDLARKEMCRTRLQQDIQRVYEVARLYLTGSSMNGLGCRSSDADLCLVLKGNKRHDPIHVLSVLQRLFRSLSYVERIQLIRAKVPILRFREKGSDLEFDLNVNNTVGIRNTFLLRSYAYADLRIRPMILVVKKWARHNQINDASKGTLSSYTLVLMVLHYLQTLNEPVLPSLQRDYPECFNPLMDIDAVPDGPKHIPPYISRNQSSLGELLLGFLKYYATYFRWDEQVISVREARALPKSNSHEWSKYICVEEPFERNNVARAVHEKIKFDIIKAQFVESWRILQQRKDLNSILPVRAISNKESSRR; translated from the exons ATGTTTCCCCCCCGCGGCGCTGCGTCGAGGGGCCGGTCACCGTACACTGACGGCCTGTACCCACCACCCCCTGCGACCCGGTACTACGAATACAACCACCAAAGCCTGAGTCCTGTCAACAG CTTCTTTGTTCCTGGACTACAGAGATTGCCTACATATGAATGGAAGCCCACACCATCCACTTCTCCAGTGCTTCCTCATCGCACACCAACTATGACCAATGGGCGCAA GAGGCAGATTGATGAATACAGCCCCCATGTTGTGAAGCGCCAACGCCTTGACTCATCTTCCGACCTGTTAATAGCCCCCTCGTTAATTCGGGGCCCTCCACCTCGTCATCCTGAAGTGTTGGCAGGATCATCGAGATCAGGCTTTGATCGTCGCTTTCCCAGCCCACACTCCCGTCCCCGCCCTCAGGTGCCTGCTGTCCCAGAAAGTCCCAACAGCCTGCAGACCTACGCTAAGGACAAG TTGAGTGATCAGATGGTGGAGCTGTTTGAAGCCTGCCAGCAGCAGACGTCCGATTTGGCCCGGAAGGAGATGTGTCGAACTCGGCTACAGCAAGACATACAGCGTGTCTATGAAG TGGCACGGCTTTACTTGACTGGATCTTCTATGAATGGATTGGGCTGCCGGAGCAGTGACGCTGATCTTTGCCTGGTCCTCAAGGGAAAT aaaaGACATGATCCTATTCATGTACTCTCTGTCCTTCAGCGGTTGTTCAGATCactgt CATATGTAGAGAGGATCCAGCTGATCAGAGCCAAAGTACCAATCCTCAGGTTCAGAGAGAAAGGCAG TGATCTGGAGTTTGATCTGAATGTCAACAACACAGTGGGCATCAGAAACACATTCCTTCTGAGGAGTTATGCCTATG CTGATCTCAGGATAAGACCCATGATCCTTGTCGTCAAGAAATGGGCACGGCACAATCAAATCAATGATGCCAGCAAAGGAACGTTGAGCAGCTACACACTGGTGCTCATGGTGTTGCACTACCTCCAGA cacttAATGAACCGGTCCTTCCCTCTCTACAGAGGGACTACCCG GAGTGTTTTAATCCTTTAATGGACATTGACGCAGTTCCAGACGGACCCAAACACATCCCCCCCTACATCTCAAGAAACCAGTCCTCTCTGGGAGAGCTGCTTCTGGGCTTTCTCAAATACTATGCCACCTACTTCAG GTGGGATGAGCAGGTGATCTCTGTTCGAGAGGCCAGAGCTTTGCCTAAGAGCAATTCTCACGAGTGGAGCAAATACATTTGTGTGGAAG AGCCATTTGAAAGAAATAACGTTGCCAGGGCAGTCCATGAGAAGATCAAATTTGATATCAttaaagctcagtttgttgag tcaTGGCGGATACTACAGCAGAGGAAAGACCTGAACTCGATCCTCCCAGTCAGAGCCATCAGTAATAAGGAGTCATCCAGGAGATAA